A region of Hydrogenimonas cancrithermarum DNA encodes the following proteins:
- a CDS encoding DUF448 domain-containing protein, protein MSDPVRMCIHCRGRYLQAQLIRLQCQNNQIQPFQGYGRSFYLCHSCIHDKKLAKRLAKQCNNKTYLTIELGEHIKEMVANG, encoded by the coding sequence ATGTCCGATCCGGTTAGAATGTGCATCCATTGCCGCGGCCGCTACTTGCAGGCTCAGCTTATACGGCTTCAGTGTCAAAACAATCAGATACAACCATTTCAAGGGTATGGCAGGAGTTTTTATCTCTGTCACAGCTGTATCCATGATAAAAAGCTTGCCAAACGGCTCGCAAAGCAGTGCAACAACAAAACATATCTAACGATCGAATTGGGCGAACATATTAAGGAGATGGTAGCGAATGGGTAA
- the thrB gene encoding homoserine kinase gives MIISVPATSANLGPGFDTLGLSLSLRNRVHIQPSKFFSVSIKGEGANNPRLKGNNLFINIFNDHYRHLTGKRGIFRFKFYNQIPLSRGLGSSSAVIVSAIASAYSAAGVNITKRKLLNLALHYEHHPDNITPAVMGGFNVAVVENRKVYSQKKRIPGYLKAVVVIPDKPISTAHSRTTLPKSYRKEDAIYNLSHSSLLTACFFNESWEMLRIAARDRFHQVARMKNLPELFDVQKLAIENNVLMSTLSGSGSTFFNMTYKEDAQPLLEKFKARFPSFRCAIYDFDNDGVLFRD, from the coding sequence GTGATCATCAGTGTACCTGCCACCAGTGCCAACTTAGGACCAGGGTTCGATACACTGGGACTCTCGTTGTCGCTTCGCAACCGTGTACATATCCAGCCCTCAAAATTTTTCAGTGTCTCGATCAAAGGGGAGGGTGCGAACAATCCGCGTCTCAAAGGAAACAACCTCTTTATCAATATCTTCAACGATCACTATCGTCACCTCACGGGAAAGCGCGGAATTTTCAGGTTCAAGTTTTACAACCAGATTCCGCTTTCACGAGGTTTGGGAAGCTCTTCGGCCGTCATCGTCAGTGCCATCGCATCCGCCTACAGTGCGGCAGGCGTCAATATCACCAAACGCAAACTTCTCAACTTGGCGCTGCATTACGAACACCACCCTGACAATATCACGCCGGCCGTAATGGGCGGATTCAATGTCGCCGTCGTTGAAAATCGTAAAGTCTACAGCCAGAAAAAGCGGATTCCCGGCTACCTCAAAGCGGTGGTGGTCATTCCGGACAAGCCGATTTCGACGGCTCATTCGCGCACAACGCTTCCAAAGAGCTATCGCAAAGAGGATGCCATCTACAATCTCAGCCACTCCTCCCTGCTGACCGCTTGCTTTTTCAACGAGTCGTGGGAGATGCTGCGCATCGCGGCACGGGACAGATTTCATCAGGTGGCACGCATGAAAAACCTCCCGGAGCTTTTCGACGTGCAGAAACTCGCCATTGAAAACAATGTGTTGATGAGTACGCTTTCAGGTAGCGGATCGACCTTTTTCAACATGACCTATAAAGAGGATGCCCAGCCGCTACTTGAAAAATTCAAAGCCCGTTTTCCTTCGTTCCGTTGTGCGATTTATGACTTCGACAACGACGGGGTTCTGTTTAGAGATTAA
- the lpxC gene encoding UDP-3-O-acyl-N-acetylglucosamine deacetylase: MKQRTIAKPVESVGIGLHKGKPVHLRLEPLEAGSGIVFYREDLGVSIPLRPEYVVDTQMATVIGKDGANVSTIEHFLSAVYAYGIDNMRVILDDAEMPIMDGSAASFCMMLDEAGMAEQNAGKEILRIRKAVTVRSGEKYVSLKPSETASFDFLIRFEHPVIAEQHRRFIFSKSAFVQEISRARTFGFLKEVQYLRSKNLALGGSLENAIVLDDTKVLNPEGLRFEDEFVRHKILDAMGDMKLLGRPILGAYEAFAGSHGLNHQLTVALLADESAYEIVTLQVEESAEFARSFA, encoded by the coding sequence ATAAAACAGCGAACGATTGCCAAACCGGTCGAGAGCGTCGGAATCGGTCTGCACAAAGGGAAACCGGTTCATTTGCGTCTCGAGCCGCTTGAAGCGGGAAGCGGAATCGTCTTTTACAGAGAAGATCTCGGCGTCTCGATACCGCTTCGGCCGGAGTATGTCGTCGATACACAGATGGCGACGGTGATAGGGAAAGATGGCGCGAACGTTTCAACGATCGAGCATTTTCTATCAGCCGTTTATGCCTACGGTATCGACAATATGCGTGTCATCCTTGACGATGCCGAGATGCCGATCATGGATGGAAGCGCCGCGAGTTTCTGCATGATGCTCGATGAAGCGGGAATGGCGGAACAAAATGCGGGCAAAGAGATTCTTCGGATCAGAAAAGCCGTAACGGTACGTTCAGGCGAAAAGTACGTCTCTCTCAAACCGTCCGAAACAGCGAGTTTCGATTTTCTGATCCGGTTCGAACATCCTGTCATCGCTGAGCAGCACCGACGATTTATCTTCTCGAAAAGTGCGTTTGTTCAGGAGATTTCCCGTGCGAGGACGTTTGGTTTTCTGAAAGAGGTACAGTATTTGCGAAGCAAGAACCTGGCCCTGGGCGGAAGTCTTGAAAATGCGATCGTCCTTGACGATACGAAAGTACTCAATCCCGAAGGGCTACGTTTCGAAGATGAGTTTGTACGTCATAAAATTCTCGATGCGATGGGAGACATGAAACTGCTTGGCCGGCCGATTCTCGGTGCATATGAGGCGTTTGCAGGAAGCCATGGGCTCAACCATCAGCTGACTGTCGCACTGCTTGCAGATGAGAGTGCCTACGAAATTGTGACGCTTCAAGTGGAAGAGAGTGCCGAATTTGCCAGAAGCTTCGCCTGA
- a CDS encoding M23 family metallopeptidase, with protein sequence MRRKKNNIGTTLLIVVFLAVIGGVVYLANSPMFERNAPQIDVPDTLYWNLKKPISVQLKDDSGIRSYTVVLNDGKSDFTVVQTELETPRKEVTVSVTLPRAGWDRRAKSAVMKIETTDASRWNLFKGNHASKSVAITIDALRPSAYVLANSYKITQGGSALVVFSAKDEHLKEVAVHTSFGKTFRAEPFYKPGYYAALIAWPVTEKRFRAWVEATDMAENVTKSHIPLYLKNYRYRRSNITLKDRFLNGKIADLSSQFDETANISDPVERFKIINEDIRSKNEALIHKLSSNVSDQLIRRWSVKPFYPLKNGKKVASFGDHRFYYYKGKRVSESYHLGLDLASVKMAEVRSSNPGRVVFAGYNGIYGNMPLIDHGLGLYTLYGHCSTLYVTEGDTVAKNEVIGKTGKTGLALGDHLHFGVLVQGVEVRPVEWMDAHWIKDNITNVFDTARKMIERKENN encoded by the coding sequence ATGAGAAGAAAGAAGAACAATATCGGTACGACTTTGCTTATCGTCGTCTTTTTAGCAGTCATAGGCGGTGTCGTCTATCTTGCAAACTCTCCCATGTTCGAGAGAAACGCACCGCAGATAGATGTACCCGATACACTCTACTGGAATCTGAAAAAGCCGATTTCGGTACAGCTTAAAGATGACAGCGGCATACGGAGTTACACGGTCGTACTGAATGACGGGAAGAGCGATTTTACGGTTGTCCAGACGGAACTGGAAACGCCACGCAAAGAGGTCACTGTTTCGGTGACATTACCGCGAGCCGGATGGGACAGGCGTGCAAAGAGTGCCGTGATGAAGATCGAGACGACCGATGCGAGCCGCTGGAACCTCTTCAAAGGAAACCATGCTTCGAAAAGCGTCGCGATTACCATCGATGCGCTTCGCCCTTCTGCCTATGTGCTTGCCAATTCATACAAGATTACACAGGGCGGAAGTGCACTGGTTGTTTTCAGTGCCAAAGACGAGCATCTCAAAGAGGTCGCCGTGCATACCAGTTTCGGAAAAACCTTCAGGGCGGAACCCTTTTACAAACCGGGGTATTATGCGGCTTTGATCGCCTGGCCTGTGACGGAAAAAAGATTCAGAGCATGGGTTGAAGCGACGGATATGGCGGAGAATGTTACAAAGTCCCATATTCCTCTCTATTTGAAAAATTATCGATACCGCCGCTCCAATATTACACTCAAAGACCGTTTTTTAAATGGAAAAATCGCTGATCTTTCGAGCCAGTTCGATGAGACAGCCAATATTTCGGATCCGGTGGAGCGATTCAAAATCATAAACGAAGATATTCGGTCGAAGAATGAAGCGTTGATTCACAAGTTGAGCTCGAATGTTTCGGACCAGTTGATACGCCGATGGAGCGTGAAACCTTTCTACCCTCTAAAAAATGGCAAAAAAGTAGCGAGTTTCGGCGACCATCGTTTCTACTACTATAAAGGCAAACGCGTCAGCGAGTCGTACCATCTCGGGCTCGATCTTGCGAGTGTCAAAATGGCCGAAGTGCGCTCCTCCAACCCGGGACGGGTGGTTTTCGCAGGGTACAACGGCATCTATGGAAATATGCCACTGATCGATCACGGCCTCGGACTCTATACGCTCTATGGACACTGTTCGACACTCTATGTGACGGAAGGCGATACCGTTGCGAAAAACGAAGTGATCGGAAAAACCGGAAAAACTGGCCTCGCGCTCGGCGACCATCTGCATTTCGGAGTTCTTGTGCAGGGGGTCGAAGTTCGCCCGGTGGAGTGGATGGATGCCCATTGGATAAAAGATAACATCACAAATGTTTTTGATACGGCACGGAAAATGATCGAACGCAAAGAGAATAATTAA
- a CDS encoding DHH family phosphoesterase, whose amino-acid sequence METAYMKAKRAVEEARHIAIIGHLNPDADALGTGLGLWWILKGLGKRVDIVNMSDPLPQILSFLPGFEKIKKQLRPDVDLMISVDCGSFDRLGVERPESAKLINIDHHRSNTGYGDINLVEPHFASASETAFRLVTASGWEIPKNAAINFYAALLSDTGFFGYEGVCERVFDFAKALLRLGADAEWTARMFRENQPLSKLRLLPKVLETLTLYLQGRVAGLDVTQQMLRASGATVNETDDMVNYARSLATVEVGFLVREESDGTLKVSLRSKTNVDVSAIAKRFGGGGHIRAAGFIVRGMERDVLIEKLLKMIEGEMKL is encoded by the coding sequence ATGGAAACAGCGTATATGAAAGCGAAAAGAGCCGTCGAAGAGGCGCGCCATATCGCGATAATCGGGCATCTCAATCCCGATGCCGATGCACTTGGTACGGGATTGGGGCTTTGGTGGATATTGAAGGGGCTTGGCAAACGTGTCGATATTGTCAATATGAGCGATCCGCTTCCGCAGATACTTTCGTTTCTGCCGGGTTTTGAAAAGATCAAAAAACAGCTGCGTCCTGACGTCGATCTCATGATCAGCGTCGATTGCGGCAGCTTCGATCGTTTGGGGGTGGAACGCCCGGAGAGTGCGAAACTGATCAATATCGACCACCATCGCAGCAATACCGGGTATGGCGATATCAATCTGGTGGAACCTCATTTCGCCAGTGCGTCCGAAACCGCTTTCAGGCTGGTGACGGCATCTGGCTGGGAGATACCGAAAAACGCGGCGATCAACTTTTATGCGGCACTTCTCAGCGATACCGGCTTTTTCGGATATGAAGGTGTTTGCGAGAGGGTTTTCGATTTTGCCAAGGCACTGCTTCGTCTGGGTGCCGATGCCGAATGGACAGCCAGAATGTTCAGAGAGAATCAGCCGCTGAGCAAACTTCGGCTGCTGCCCAAAGTTCTGGAGACGCTGACACTCTATCTGCAGGGTCGTGTGGCCGGACTCGATGTGACACAACAAATGTTGCGTGCCTCGGGAGCCACTGTCAACGAAACGGATGATATGGTCAATTACGCCAGGTCGCTCGCCACGGTTGAGGTGGGTTTTTTGGTCCGCGAGGAGTCGGATGGAACGCTGAAAGTCTCTCTACGTTCAAAGACGAATGTCGATGTAAGCGCGATAGCCAAACGTTTTGGCGGCGGCGGTCATATCCGCGCCGCAGGTTTTATTGTCAGGGGCATGGAACGTGATGTGCTTATAGAAAAATTATTGAAGATGATAGAAGGGGAAATGAAATTATGA
- the flhB gene encoding flagellar biosynthesis protein FlhB, with amino-acid sequence MADDLEKTEEPTPKKIEDAKKEGNVPKSMDTSGFITLLVAVIAFVALTGWIFDRLETLYRYYINFVGVELTPALLLEITLHTVVQVLIMVLPLALPVAVAGMLAAWAQFGFVFTTKPLVPDLTKIDPIKGAKNLFSLKKLLESIKITLKVAAVFGVAFTVFLGFIKELVSVSHAPLAHQISWLADRAMMLAAVMLVLLMVLALIDLLFVRYNYFKGLRMSKQEIKDEMKQLDGNPEIKAKIRQIQMEMARKRMLAEVPNADVVITNPTHFAVALKYKEGEAHAPKVVAKGADLIALKIKEIARENHVQIVENPPLARELYKNVEVDREIPEQFYQAVAEVLAFVYKSKRAL; translated from the coding sequence ATGGCAGATGATTTAGAGAAGACCGAAGAACCGACCCCCAAGAAGATCGAAGACGCCAAAAAAGAGGGAAATGTTCCCAAGAGTATGGACACTTCGGGCTTCATCACCCTTCTTGTAGCCGTTATCGCCTTTGTCGCCCTGACGGGCTGGATCTTCGATCGCCTCGAGACACTCTACCGTTACTACATCAACTTTGTCGGTGTCGAACTCACCCCCGCTCTTCTGCTTGAAATCACACTCCATACGGTTGTTCAGGTTCTGATCATGGTCCTTCCGCTCGCACTTCCGGTGGCCGTTGCCGGAATGCTCGCGGCATGGGCGCAGTTCGGGTTTGTCTTCACGACCAAACCGCTTGTACCCGATCTGACGAAGATCGACCCGATCAAAGGGGCGAAAAATCTCTTCTCGCTTAAAAAGCTGTTGGAAAGCATCAAAATCACCTTGAAAGTGGCTGCGGTTTTCGGTGTTGCATTCACCGTTTTTCTGGGGTTCATCAAAGAGCTCGTTTCTGTTTCTCATGCCCCGCTGGCACATCAGATCTCGTGGCTTGCTGATCGTGCGATGATGCTTGCGGCTGTGATGCTTGTGCTTTTGATGGTTTTGGCACTGATCGATCTTCTTTTTGTACGCTACAACTATTTCAAAGGACTCCGGATGTCGAAGCAGGAGATCAAGGATGAGATGAAACAGCTCGACGGAAATCCGGAGATCAAGGCGAAAATTCGTCAGATCCAGATGGAGATGGCACGCAAACGGATGCTGGCCGAAGTCCCCAATGCCGATGTGGTCATTACGAACCCGACCCATTTCGCCGTCGCACTCAAGTATAAAGAGGGGGAAGCCCATGCACCGAAAGTTGTGGCCAAAGGTGCCGATTTGATCGCTTTGAAAATCAAGGAGATCGCGAGAGAAAATCATGTACAGATTGTCGAGAATCCGCCATTGGCACGGGAGTTGTACAAAAATGTCGAGGTGGACCGGGAGATTCCGGAACAGTTCTATCAGGCGGTTGCGGAAGTGTTGGCCTTCGTTTATAAAAGCAAAAGGGCGCTTTGA
- the nadC gene encoding carboxylating nicotinate-nucleotide diphosphorylase encodes MIIQEFVKEVLLEDIGRGDLFGRVAPKKEATAQVIAKSEGIVAGEPYLEALAQFCNLELYWHKRDGEAFGWGDVILKVMGDAADLLAAERTLLNMLLHASSIATQVQPYIKALEGTNVLLLDTRKTRPMLRNFEKYAVRVGGAVNHRMGLDDALMLKDTHLSLIDDLEAFIERARRKIPFTTKIEIECESVDAAAKAMDVGADIVMCDNMQIAQIREVVLYRNENYPGVLLEASGNITLENIREVALTGVDAISSGSIIHQSRWIDLSMKIVT; translated from the coding sequence ATGATTATCCAGGAGTTTGTGAAAGAGGTTCTGCTCGAAGATATCGGACGGGGTGATCTGTTCGGGAGGGTCGCACCGAAGAAAGAAGCGACGGCTCAGGTTATCGCCAAAAGCGAAGGAATCGTGGCGGGTGAACCCTATCTCGAAGCGCTGGCACAGTTTTGCAACCTGGAGCTCTACTGGCATAAACGCGACGGCGAAGCGTTTGGATGGGGTGATGTCATTCTCAAAGTGATGGGCGATGCTGCCGATCTGTTGGCGGCGGAGCGTACCCTTTTGAACATGCTGCTGCATGCCAGTTCTATCGCTACGCAGGTACAACCTTATATCAAGGCGCTCGAAGGGACGAATGTGCTGCTGCTCGATACACGAAAGACGCGTCCGATGCTGCGCAACTTCGAAAAATATGCGGTGCGTGTGGGCGGTGCGGTCAACCACCGTATGGGGCTTGACGATGCACTGATGCTCAAAGATACCCATTTGAGTCTCATTGACGACCTGGAAGCGTTCATAGAACGTGCACGGCGTAAAATCCCGTTTACGACGAAGATCGAGATCGAGTGCGAAAGTGTCGATGCCGCCGCCAAAGCGATGGATGTCGGTGCCGATATCGTGATGTGCGACAATATGCAGATAGCACAGATTCGGGAGGTCGTTCTTTATCGGAATGAAAACTATCCCGGTGTGCTGCTTGAAGCGAGCGGTAACATCACCCTCGAGAATATCCGGGAGGTGGCACTCACCGGTGTCGATGCGATCAGCTCCGGCAGTATCATCCATCAGTCGCGGTGGATCGACCTCTCTATGAAAATCGTCACCTGA
- the nadA gene encoding quinolinate synthase NadA, whose product MEHNELKEKILELKEKLPVTLVAHYYQRDEVFELADITGDSLELARRCKADDKEWVVFCGVGFMGQSVKVIAPEKRVAMPKIACCAMARMIDSTYYDESVEFMEKAGIKKEDILPITYINSSAEVKAKVGEMGGMVCTSSNAYKIIEKGLASGKKILFIPDRCLGQNVANMMGLKSCVIGDGKDPNEADIICYDGFCSVHQLFTVDDVKFYRKRYPGIKIAVHPECDPAVVAVSDFCGSTSQLIKYVNELPEEQKVAVGTEYNLVHRMRDKNIYVLSSTKPECPTMNETTLEDVYRTLKEIEKGEVVNEIQVDEKTRKWAKVALERMFEL is encoded by the coding sequence TTGGAACACAATGAACTGAAAGAGAAGATTCTTGAACTCAAAGAGAAACTGCCTGTCACGCTCGTAGCGCACTACTATCAGCGCGACGAAGTTTTCGAACTGGCAGATATTACCGGCGACAGCCTCGAACTCGCCCGCCGTTGCAAAGCGGACGACAAAGAGTGGGTCGTTTTCTGCGGCGTCGGCTTTATGGGGCAGAGTGTTAAAGTCATCGCTCCCGAAAAGCGGGTGGCGATGCCAAAAATCGCTTGCTGCGCGATGGCGCGGATGATCGACAGCACTTACTATGACGAATCGGTCGAATTTATGGAAAAAGCGGGGATTAAAAAGGAAGATATCCTGCCGATCACTTACATCAATTCGAGTGCCGAAGTGAAGGCCAAAGTGGGTGAAATGGGCGGTATGGTCTGCACCAGCTCCAACGCCTACAAGATTATCGAAAAGGGGCTTGCGAGCGGCAAAAAGATCCTCTTCATTCCCGACCGGTGCCTGGGGCAGAACGTGGCCAACATGATGGGGCTCAAGTCGTGCGTCATCGGTGACGGAAAAGACCCAAACGAAGCCGACATCATCTGCTACGACGGATTTTGCTCCGTGCATCAGCTCTTTACGGTCGATGACGTGAAGTTCTACCGCAAACGCTATCCGGGTATCAAGATTGCCGTCCATCCGGAGTGCGATCCGGCTGTCGTGGCGGTGAGCGATTTCTGCGGTTCGACAAGCCAGCTCATCAAATATGTCAACGAACTTCCCGAAGAGCAGAAGGTGGCGGTCGGTACCGAGTACAACCTTGTCCATCGGATGCGCGACAAGAACATCTATGTCCTCTCTTCGACCAAGCCGGAATGCCCCACGATGAACGAGACGACGCTCGAAGATGTCTACAGAACCCTCAAAGAGATTGAAAAGGGTGAAGTCGTCAACGAGATCCAGGTGGATGAAAAGACCAGAAAATGGGCGAAAGTCGCTCTGGAAAGAATGTTTGAATTATGA
- the plsY gene encoding glycerol-3-phosphate 1-O-acyltransferase PlsY, whose translation MEFLTNPNIIFYLAAYLVGGIPFGLILAKMFAGVDIKQSGSQSIGATNVLRVVKQKNPALAKKLAIATVLLDAFKGIAVLLVAKLAGMPDATLWAIAVLAVAGHCFSPYLMFEGGKGVATGVGVLAFMMPDVTAIALVVWFVLGKTLRISSLASLGALAAFIVASYILYPDVPNIHSHAPIWIIAIVVVYKHTPNIVRLLSGREKRVA comes from the coding sequence ATGGAATTTCTGACCAACCCAAATATTATATTCTATCTTGCAGCCTACCTTGTCGGCGGCATTCCTTTCGGCCTTATTCTGGCCAAAATGTTTGCCGGCGTCGATATCAAGCAAAGTGGCAGTCAGAGTATCGGCGCCACCAATGTCCTTCGTGTCGTCAAACAGAAAAATCCCGCCCTGGCCAAAAAACTGGCGATCGCCACCGTGCTCCTTGACGCATTCAAAGGTATCGCGGTCCTCTTGGTCGCCAAACTGGCAGGGATGCCCGATGCAACGCTTTGGGCGATCGCGGTACTCGCGGTCGCCGGTCACTGTTTCAGCCCCTACCTGATGTTCGAAGGGGGCAAAGGTGTCGCTACCGGCGTCGGCGTACTCGCCTTTATGATGCCCGATGTTACAGCCATCGCGCTAGTCGTGTGGTTCGTTCTCGGCAAAACGCTGCGTATCTCGTCTCTTGCATCGCTTGGTGCGCTGGCCGCTTTTATCGTTGCGAGTTACATTCTCTATCCGGACGTTCCAAACATTCACTCTCACGCCCCGATCTGGATCATCGCCATTGTTGTCGTCTATAAACATACTCCGAATATTGTCAGGCTGCTGAGTGGACGGGAGAAGCGCGTCGCATGA
- a CDS encoding dihydroneopterin aldolase: protein MTISIRSLHFQAIMGLLDFERTSPQCIEVDCEIAYGYQKEERRFLDYAEVASLIESTIKQEKFLLVEDALETLFGLLKAKFPQIETINITICKPDILPNCRVCVTDFRSYL, encoded by the coding sequence ATGACGATCTCCATCCGTTCCCTTCATTTTCAGGCGATCATGGGGCTTCTCGATTTCGAGCGTACATCGCCCCAGTGTATCGAAGTCGATTGCGAAATTGCTTACGGCTATCAAAAAGAGGAAAGAAGATTTCTCGATTACGCCGAAGTGGCTTCTTTGATCGAGTCAACGATCAAACAGGAAAAATTTCTTCTTGTCGAAGATGCTCTCGAAACGCTTTTTGGGCTCCTGAAAGCCAAATTCCCCCAAATCGAAACGATAAATATTACAATATGCAAACCCGACATACTCCCTAATTGTCGGGTCTGCGTCACCGATTTTCGCTCCTATCTTTAA
- the hsrA gene encoding homeostatic response regulator transcription factor HsrA — protein MRILIVEDETTVNKTLSEGLNEFNYQTDSAENFKDGDYYLDIRNYDLILADWMLPDGNGLELIQKAKANNPKTAVIILSARDDKESEIEALEAGADDYIKKPFDFDILIARIKARLRFGGSNVIEIDDLSINPQEEKVVYKGKEIELKGKPFEVLTHLARHRDEIVSKEQLLDAIWEEPELVTPNVIEVAINQIRQKMDKPLGIQTIETVRRRGYRFCYPQKNSED, from the coding sequence ATGCGCATACTGATCGTAGAAGATGAAACCACGGTAAACAAAACCCTCTCCGAAGGACTTAACGAGTTCAACTACCAGACCGACTCGGCGGAAAACTTCAAAGACGGAGACTACTATCTCGATATCCGCAACTATGACCTGATTTTGGCAGACTGGATGCTTCCGGATGGCAACGGCCTCGAACTGATCCAAAAAGCCAAAGCGAACAACCCGAAAACCGCCGTCATCATCCTTTCGGCACGCGACGACAAAGAGAGTGAAATCGAAGCACTCGAGGCGGGCGCGGACGACTACATCAAAAAACCGTTCGACTTCGACATCCTCATCGCCCGCATCAAGGCACGCCTGCGATTCGGCGGAAGCAACGTCATCGAAATCGACGATCTGAGCATCAATCCCCAGGAAGAGAAGGTCGTTTACAAAGGAAAAGAGATCGAACTCAAAGGAAAGCCGTTCGAGGTTTTGACCCACCTTGCACGCCACCGCGACGAAATCGTCTCCAAAGAGCAACTGCTCGATGCGATCTGGGAAGAGCCTGAACTGGTAACCCCGAACGTCATCGAGGTTGCGATCAACCAGATCCGCCAGAAAATGGACAAACCTCTGGGTATCCAGACGATCGAAACGGTTCGACGGCGCGGCTACCGTTTCTGCTACCCTCAAAAGAACAGCGAAGACTAA
- a CDS encoding sensor histidine kinase, whose amino-acid sequence MADNRSIRNQFLTQLIIASSILLIIFSTMLYAYIKQSIYDELSQQLVKQARYIVQTFPDYAEGEKIDAKNLKNALQITAKVIPPPHRFYSSIEWRERETNGHYFIDLIYPYNFKSQTYLLVSKDITNIARMLKKILRSIIIINLISLILIVLYAFGLSAMLLMPITRLTKKLSSLNENFLTTIDTKTLPEEFVPLGESINRLINRIQTFVKYQKELFIGAAHELKTPLNVMKLKNDVTLIKKREPEKYIEALQLSNKTIQEMNQMISSILEIGRQEGAHFELPQTVDIIDFIRKKGEDFALLANSENKTVTLDLEPQNLVGCIQTTLLNQILQNFLQNAIKFSPKGKTILLRTRQIDDNKIKLEVIDEGPGIDESIDLFAPFKRVGNAPGAGLGLFLAKSAADAMGAQISLKNRTDGQSGTVATLIFATTPQCELPNH is encoded by the coding sequence ATGGCCGATAACCGCAGCATCCGAAACCAGTTTCTAACCCAGCTTATCATCGCATCCTCCATCCTTCTTATCATCTTTTCAACCATGCTCTATGCCTATATCAAACAGTCGATCTATGACGAGCTTTCGCAACAACTGGTCAAACAGGCGCGTTACATTGTCCAAACTTTTCCGGATTATGCAGAGGGAGAGAAGATCGATGCCAAAAACCTAAAAAACGCATTACAGATAACGGCGAAGGTGATTCCGCCCCCGCACCGCTTCTACAGCTCCATCGAATGGAGGGAACGCGAAACAAACGGCCACTACTTCATCGACCTCATCTATCCGTACAATTTCAAATCGCAGACCTATCTGCTTGTCAGTAAAGATATCACCAATATCGCCCGAATGCTTAAAAAGATCCTCCGTTCCATTATCATTATCAACCTCATCAGCCTCATTCTGATCGTTTTGTATGCATTCGGCCTCTCCGCAATGCTTTTGATGCCGATTACACGGCTCACGAAAAAGCTTTCGTCGCTCAACGAAAATTTTCTCACCACCATCGACACCAAAACATTGCCCGAGGAGTTTGTACCGCTTGGCGAATCTATCAACCGGCTCATCAACCGTATCCAAACCTTCGTCAAGTACCAAAAAGAGCTCTTCATCGGTGCAGCCCACGAGCTTAAAACCCCACTCAATGTGATGAAACTGAAAAACGATGTCACCCTTATCAAAAAACGAGAGCCTGAAAAGTATATCGAAGCGCTACAGCTGTCGAACAAGACGATCCAAGAGATGAATCAAATGATCAGTTCGATCCTTGAAATCGGACGCCAGGAGGGAGCACATTTCGAACTTCCGCAGACTGTGGACATCATCGACTTCATCCGAAAGAAAGGAGAGGATTTCGCGCTGCTCGCAAATTCCGAAAACAAAACGGTAACACTCGATCTCGAACCGCAAAACCTCGTCGGATGCATTCAGACAACTCTGTTGAACCAGATATTGCAGAATTTCCTTCAAAACGCCATCAAATTCAGCCCCAAAGGCAAAACGATTCTCTTGCGAACCCGCCAGATCGACGACAACAAAATAAAACTCGAAGTTATCGACGAAGGTCCGGGAATCGATGAGAGTATCGATCTCTTCGCACCGTTTAAACGCGTAGGCAATGCCCCGGGTGCAGGCCTGGGCCTCTTTCTTGCCAAATCGGCAGCCGATGCAATGGGTGCACAGATTTCACTGAAAAACCGTACTGATGGCCAAAGCGGAACGGTGGCCACACTTATCTTCGCCACAACACCACAGTGCGAACTACCGAATCACTAG
- a CDS encoding YfhL family 4Fe-4S dicluster ferredoxin codes for MALMITDECIACDACRDECPNGAIEEGDPIYIIDPDRCTECVGHYDEPACIAVCPVDCIVPDPDNVESVEELKFKFEHLQKEL; via the coding sequence ATGGCATTGATGATTACCGATGAATGTATCGCATGCGATGCATGCCGCGACGAATGCCCCAACGGAGCGATCGAAGAGGGAGACCCCATCTACATCATCGATCCGGACCGATGCACCGAGTGTGTGGGTCACTACGATGAACCGGCATGTATCGCCGTGTGTCCGGTCGATTGTATCGTTCCGGATCCGGACAATGTTGAAAGTGTCGAGGAGCTGAAGTTCAAGTTTGAACATCTGCAAAAAGAGCTGTAA